The DNA region CGACATCGCCTGGCCGGCCGCCGCCGCCTTCGGTGTACATCACCACCGGCAGACGTTGCTGGCGGATAACGGCGAAGAGGCGATCGAGCTTGCGGTGGTGGAAGTAGCCCTGAGTACCCGCCAGCACGGTGTAATCGTTGACGATCACCGCGGCGCGGGCCTTGTCGGAGCCGAAGTGCTCGGCGTTGATCGTCGCCAGGCCGGTGAGAACGCCGTC from Acidobacteriota bacterium includes:
- a CDS encoding carboxyl transferase domain-containing protein, which codes for MLGDWQSKIATTLDESRPEAVARRQAKGYRTARENLDDLCDPGSFIEYGQLAVAAQRQRRSLEELRAETPADGVLTGLATINAEHFGSDKARAAVIVNDYTVLAGTQGYFHHRKLDRLFAVIRQQRLPVVMYTEGGGGRPGDV